Within the Aspergillus luchuensis IFO 4308 DNA, chromosome 5, nearly complete sequence genome, the region ACCCACAAAATCCTATATTGCTAGCATCTACCACAGGATATCCCCAGCCATGTCAATGAAGAACCTTTTTGTGGTTATTATACCCACCAGCCGTGCAACTGCCCGCGGCTGACTTGACCGTCGCTGTGCTGTAGGGTGTGGGCAAAACTATCATCACCAGAACACGGCGAACCAAACTCGGCTCACGATTGAAATCCCCAAAGAGGGTTTCTAGAGGACGGTGGGTAAATCGCTGTTCGAGACCAAGGCCAGGCAAGGCAAGCTTCCCAGATGCGATTACTCAAAAGGGGACAGTTTTGAGCAAGTCTGGCACCATAGTACTCGCCGTATAAAAGGAGCCACTGCAATGAGTTCCGGGACCAGAAGCATCCACAACCACTCTCCCATTTCAGCACAAGCATTACCAAACGACATGAATGACTTTATTGATCGGGGACGGCCggtcaagcgcaagcgcgaggACTGGGCGGGACCAGGCCCGGGACACCGTGACAACGACAAGACGTCAAAAGCTGTTGAACCATTCCAGCAGTCGTCTAAGGTACTCACATTCTTGTCGCACGAAGCATATACAGCATTCCAGATATCGACATGAGCTGACATCTTGTAGGCCATGGCACCGCCACTTCCCAAGGAAGCGCTGTCaaaagatgagaaggtcgctTCCATTGGCCTGGCCGCCGAGGCATTCCGGCCCCTGATGCGCgagttgcagcagctggatgatCAAAACCCAGTCCTTGCAGAGCAAGCCGCGCGACTGGTGGCCCTCTTCCGGCGCCTCTGGGAATCGTACGTCGCGCAGCATGCCGAGAGCTCGCGCCTCGAGAAGGAAATCAGTCAGATGCAGATCGCCCACGCCTGCCTTGTCGACGAAAACACCCAGTTGAACCGTCGCTgccaggacgaggaggccCGCTTGTGCCACTTTCGAGCAGCGATCCAAAAATTACGAAAAGGTGTGATTGACGTGTTTGAAAAGTGGGAGAATTTCCAGATGACGGAAGCTCCGGCAGCGGGCGGTGCGGACGGACCgacgcaggaggaggagaacgtgGCAGTCATTGTGTCCGCCGTGCATGCCCAAGGGGACCAAGGCACCAGCGCTTCACAATAGAGCCGATGGCTAGGTACACGATGAACGAGAATGGCGAATGATGTATCCTTTCTCCATCCACGTCGAACGGCTTGTAGCTTCAGGGCCGACAACTGCGTGCCAATCCGCATGATCTTTCACGACGTCGGGGAACCACTCCTGTAGAACCTTGCCTCCCGTCCAGTCTCCCCCTCGCGCTAATGCTTCCGCTACTGCAGGCAGAAAAATACCCAACCCCGTGGTTTTTCCGATAACATAGCGATGATCATTCGCAACCATCCCGTCTTCGGTTGCATAATAATATGCCAGGTAATTTGGCTCGTATGGCACCGGCGACATCGTGTCGGGCGAGGCTTCGTTGCCTCCAAATATATGCATGTCAGCCTCCAAAGCCGCTTCCGAGAGACCCGGAGTTGTTGAACTCCCATGTATGCTCTTTAGTGCTGCTTTGACGCAGTTTCCGCTTCATCCATGTTCACCAGCGGCACCATATACCCTGTCCGTGTCACCGGTGGGCTGAGACTTAACGCCGGACGGAACATCGAGCGGAAAGATCGTGAGGTTGAATCTCAGGTCGCAGCCAAATGAGAGCAGCTGTTCTCTAGCTTTCGAAAGTTTCGCGTCCATGTCCTTGCGCATCGTAGATACCTTTACTCGACTGAGAGTCCCAATAACGTAAAGAACATTTACAACCCCCTGTCTTTCTCGTCGAGGTGGCAGCTGATCGTAGCACAACCGGATTGCCCAGTTGGAGACGTCACgagaatttattaattgaAATTCGCCATGTTCCTCCATTCGGTGAAGTTCACATTTTGGAGTTTGGGTAATTCTCGATGCCTGAAAATCCATCTCGTGCTTTATTTCGTAAATTTCCAACACAGCGCCCGATATTGGCGGTAAAGATCTACCCGACCGAGGCCAATGCATAAGCAAAAGGATAAACTCGCGGGGGAGTACAGGCTAAGGTCCCTTTCACATAAAAATCGAGTACATTGCTCAGAACGTGGCATGCAGAAATGCTTCAAGGGCTTGGGCTATTCCGTACCTCTTTCAAAGTATCTTGGAAGCAGCTCACGAAATAACTTAAATATACGATAATGTCAGCGCCGCCCGCATGCTTGAAGAGCAGAATGAACACGAAAACATTGTTGGAGGCTTTACCAGGAGAGATCTTTTGCCTGATCCtggaccatcttcacctcccagCGGTAAGTGAGATTTCGCGCGTCTCACGCCTCTCAGAGAGCGATGTTTGCCATTTATCTCTGGCGATGTCATTCTGGACTTTTACAGAAGAGAGCTTTGCCCGCTTGGACAATGTCAGAGAATCCCGAATATGTCATTTTATCACATCTCTAGGGTTTAAGTTAGGTAGAGCCAAAGCAGGTAATAATTTCTGTCGCAAAGAACATCAAGTGACGTCCTTGGGTAACAGCTGTGCCTAGTGCATTACGCCACCGGCTTTCCCAATCTTGGGCCAGTGAGCACCGCCGGGGACGTGGTAAAACCCGCGGAGAGCATGCATATCACATTCCCTAATGCGGCTCTCTGGGTTGCGAATCAGTCCAGCATCGGCGACGCCGACATGCAGTGAGCCATCAATTTTCTGGTGTCTTTCCCTCGATTACAGAAAGTAACAATCCGTATCCAGAAACAGGATGACGCAAGCGTACCACTGCAAGATCCACTAGGTTTATACACGCTATGTCAGGACAGGAAGTACAATGTGACTCAGGTCTGTACCCTTGCCAGGGGTATCAGCAGCTCCAGGCAGCAAGGTCTCGACTTGAGAGTCATTCGCCTTTCCAACCTGTTTTACCCCGCTTTCTCGACCAATAGTGAGCGCAGCGAGCTGGCAGAGTGCCTTGAGCATCTCCTCCGGGATATTCCGTCCATACAGGTTGCTGGCGATGGCTTTCCAATCGAACTTCTCTGTCGGCGCAGCATCGGTCTCCAACACCTCGACTTGAAATCTCTGAGGATGTCATTTGGCACGCTGAAAAGCTTCCTTCACACCAACTCTCAATCTGTCCGTATCTTGGAAATATTTGATGTGGTTCTCACTCAGACGCCTGATTGCGGACCAAATTCTCTGCCAATGCAGCAACTTTTAACCAGAGGCTAGAGCAGCCGGCTTTGTTCAAGGGTTCTCATTCGCTGCGCTAGTGCAGTGAACACAATATTCCTCACAGCTCATTCGCTCGAACGATGTAGACTATAGGACTCAAATAGTTATCGGCTCGATTGGGGTCTAGTCGAGAGCAAGTTGACTACGAGGCGTGGCCTCCTTAGTAGTACCCTTGTCTTGAGTAGTACCCTTGTCTTGAGTAGTACCCTTGTCTTGAGTAGTACCCTTGTCTTGAAAGCTCACATGTACATCCGTCAAGAGAGGGGCCCATTCTCCCTGCTTACTTGGTTCATAAGCCAGCACCGCTCTTTGCGATAGCATAAGTAGCCACTCTTCATAGACGACTCTGGATATTCCACAAGATATATTGACCGAACTTGTCTCGGAAGGCCCCTACTGACTCTCATACGAGCCGACAATGGATAACGCTAGCCATTGTTCACGCGAGGGCAGCAGCCATTGTGTGCCTCAGAAAGCAGTGGTTATTGGTCTTTATGGAATATCAGGGGTGGGTAAGTCAATTCTACTTGATCGACTTAAACGAGAATTGGGTGAAGAATTATTCAACTACCATGAAGGCTCCGCTGTTATTGCCGATATCGTACCTGGTGGACTTGAGGCCTTCCAGTCGCtagaggaaggagaaaaagcctGCTGGCGCAAGCAGGCCATCGAAACCATCAGAAGAACGTCGATCGAGACGAGAAAGATTGCCGTCGTCACCGGGCATTTTATGTTTTACTTGGTAGCGTATTCCGTCGCTTGGCGTATGGGCATGGAAACCACTACTAAGTACGGTTCGTTGATCGACAGTTCGGAACCTTCCCTAGCCTAGGAACACGGCGTCATTCGGTTGACTTCACAGTGACTTGTGGTCTGTGGGAGGGGCAACATGTTTGTGTGCTGTGGCTCCACTAGCGTGGTCGGAGGGATGTACCTGATGAGTAATGCCGCCATGCCCCTATAATTAGGTACCTGGGACTCTCACTGCGATGGGACTTTTTTTCGCGGACAGCCTAGTTCTTCCGATACGCCATGCAGCAAGTTACCGTCTCACTGTCCCAGGCCATCGACTTTGCCCGGCTTTGTCAGGGCCCCCAAGTCCATTCACTGAAGGCACTAGTCAAGCAATACGGTGCATTGATCACAAACCACGGGATCTTGTCCACCGCGAGGAATGGCTACTGCTCCAGTggtgctttttttttctcgcaGTCAATGCTACCAGCCGTTGCCCGAGTGAATCCGCTCTCGAGCGACCAAGCAATCTTGAGTCAGCTGACCCCGCCTTTTCACTACTCGGGGCGTAAAGGTCGGCAGCATTGAAATGCCCAAAAAAAGCCTGGATATTGCAAAGGATAACTAACTGGTATGACTAACGTAATGTTCGGTACAGCAACAGAAGGTGAGATGCCAGGAGTTCTGAAGTTGCGATCGTGTGTTGCACTCTGAATGGTGTCGAGCCGCCGGGAATGGCATGCAAATTTGGCCCCAGGGACACGCTCTGACCCAGCGAAGCTGCTCGCGCGGTGTAGCCCCACTCCTCCGTAGCGACCGACGGACTATCTACAGTATACctgtctactccgtacacagCTTTTCCGGAACCTGAGGTGACGGCGTGGATAGTACTGATCTCTGATTGATGTCTGTGCGAGGCCCACCTTTTTGACTGGTGTACAAAGTACCTGAAGCCCCGCAGGTTGTGGAGTCACCAAGGAAGGAGTTAGCGCCTTGTCCGCTCGTTTGATTGGTATCAGCCATCGCCCCTCGATTTGGTTCATGCGATGTCCGATTGAAGCAATGCGAGTGTCGCATCTCCACCACGGAGTACCTCTTCCATTATAGGAGCTGCTGTGCTTTTCTAGAGATGCAATCTGTAAGCGCCCAGTTACTGGTGCGCGTGGAGGCCAGGGCTCCCTTGAATGGTCAATCCGCGCCAGATCATTGGGAAGAGACATATTACGTAACCTTGGGACTTAGCAACTGTCTGGCCTTCCGCGACTGGCTCGACCGGGCCTTACCCCTGTCCTGGAGGACGACAGAATAGGTAGTATCATGCCTTCAAATACATAGAGCGAAACTATGCCCTGGTAGTTCGGTCTATTGCCAAATGTAAAAGTTCAGCTCGGATATCCCAAGCCTGATCCTGTGTACAGATCGAAAGCTACTAGCTCTACGATTTCACTGGGTGGCAACAGACGATGATCACGCCAACGCATGGTTGTTATTGGGAAAACTCAATAATAGAGTGAGAAGTAGGTTGTATTACTGTACCGACTAGATAGGTATGACAACATGTAGGTGCCTCAGATACAATTGTTCCAACTCTGCGAGTGTCTCATTCCGCGCCCAACTGCACGCTATTCGCAGTAAGTGTCAAACATATCCTCTCGCAATATATTGGCCGGTCGCTCTATTATTTCCTGGGTGAGAAGGACGAATGGCCATTCAAAGACGAGCATCCTCCCGGAGATGGCCCTGCTTCTCGCATCGAGTGCCTGGCAGATAACAGCAGCCAATCAGAGCCTTCTTGTA harbors:
- a CDS encoding uncharacterized protein (COG:S;~EggNog:ENOG410Q266); amino-acid sequence: MNDFIDRGRPVKRKREDWAGPGPGHRDNDKTSKAVEPFQQSSKAMAPPLPKEALSKDEKVASIGLAAEAFRPLMRELQQLDDQNPVLAEQAARLVALFRRLWESYVAQHAESSRLEKEISQMQIAHACLVDENTQLNRRCQDEEARLCHFRAAIQKLRKGVIDVFEKWENFQMTEAPAAGGADGPTQEEENVAVIVSAVHAQGDQGTSASQ
- a CDS encoding uncharacterized protein (COG:S;~EggNog:ENOG410PHAM), with protein sequence MDNASHCSREGSSHCVPQKAVVIGLYGISGVGSAVIADIVPGGLEAFQSLEEGEKACWRKQAIETIRRTSIETRKIAVVTGHFMFYLFGTFPSLGTRRHSVDFTVTCGLWEGQHVCVLWLH